A window of Halovivax gelatinilyticus genomic DNA:
GACTCGCGCATGGAAATCGACGGCGAGGTGGTCCAGGAAAATGGGACGTTTGTGTGGGAGTAGCGCGGTTCGGAGTGAGCGGAGCGAGCGAGAAACGCGGTAAAACGAGCGGCGAAGCCGCGAGTAGCGAGGATTGAGCGAGCGTCGCGAGCGAAATCCTCGGAATTGTGAGCGGGGAACGAAGTGACCCGCGAGCAGCGTGACCGCCAGGAGTGTGGGGCCGAGTCGGATCACCAGATACAAATGCGAGAGCGACTACCCGTCAGGTATGGCCAGTTTCGACGCCGCGGAAAAGCGGACCCTGGAGAAGCTCATCTGCATGAAGTGTAACGCCCGAAACCCACAGCGCGCAGAGCGCTGTCGCAAGTGCGGGTACGGCAACATGCGCCCGAAGGCGAAAGAGACCCGCGCGTCCTGATCGAGGTCGCGGTCGCGATTTCGTCTCTCTGAGAGCCGCGGCGTCGGTCGGACGCGGATTCGATTTTTCCTGCTATCGAGTCGAGCAGACGTCCCGCCAG
This region includes:
- a CDS encoding 50S ribosomal protein L40e; protein product: MASFDAAEKRTLEKLICMKCNARNPQRAERCRKCGYGNMRPKAKETRAS